The following DNA comes from Manduca sexta isolate Smith_Timp_Sample1 unplaced genomic scaffold, JHU_Msex_v1.0 HiC_scaffold_3257, whole genome shotgun sequence.
ACACACCCATTAgtctaacatttttaattaacaattttgttaaaatatccaTGTCTGTTATTCTATTCAAACATTGTTAGCaaaatttttgataaacagtaattaataaaacttttaaagaaTTTCAACAAGGGCATGAGCTGAAGGAGAACAAAGTCGGAGCtaaataggtaaataatgaaTGGTGAAAACTTTCAAACGAAATCCATTCAAAGTTTTTACCCAATTCAAACTTAGTTAGGCGAGAGTTCaacattaatttaacttttctgTACATGAACAATGTGAATTCaacaattttatgttaaatatttgaactaaAGTTTTgtgatttatagattttttatgattgtttCAGTGGTGAAACTTTATTATTGCATCAAGTTATACAAATCATTCTCTGAAATGAACATATTAAGTTAATTGAGAGCATGACACTATTTGAAATCTAATAAATTTGGAGACACTATTTGAAagcttataaattaaatgatcctttatagtatttataatgtacaatatttcatttaaagtcATACTTTAGatctttatacattttaatttaaatttctgcTTTTTAAAAATGGCTCCATTAGATCattgaaacataaatttaaatatctttcaCCACTAATACAATAATGGAAACTTACAATTTTGTCACATAGGAAAATGATCTATTCCATAttcaaggaaaaataaaatgttaacaattACTCAGCAATGTTCACTATagtattttacacaaaatacgaAACAAAACAATGAATTGTACAGTAGAtactatttgtttacatttttcctTCCATTTCTATATCTACTTTGGAACAAAAAACCTGTTCTTTGTACAATACCccctacaataaatataaatcctaGGTGTTAAACTAATGTTATATCACTGatgtcaaataatttgaataaaactaccagttcttttttaaaaatgattgttgTGGCAATAATTAATTGCCAACAAATAATACCTAATGAGATTAAAGGAAGTGGAATGATTGATTTGTATCCTATAAAccgttttttatttgtgtggATCATGTATAATAGATCTGATATAggtaattttcaaatttaattattctaataattatttccagtGTTCATTCCAggctaaatacaaattaaaaaacaaactctcATGTGATATTTATTAGTTCTTAGGTCATACATATTCTTAGGTCATAAATATCAGatatagataatgttattttaaattcacatgtaataaaattaatgttgctgtaatataatattatagtagaaTATTGGGTAATACTgttgtttgtttacataatttaaatcaaaagaaATTCCTGCAGGTTTAACTATTAGAAAACATTATTTCGTATCTTAATATGTACACACTACATAGTTTCAGCTAATCATTATGAAAGACttcttgtttataataaatatgtgtcacattttgaacttttaattcaaaatatgacACAGCACACATCTGATAATTTGGCTTTTTGGTTCTATGTGTAAATGATTTGGTTCTCCTTTTTACTTCTACGCCATCAAATTCACAGGAAACTGTTGCaaggttatattttaaaacttgacTTATTTGTGTAGTTTGTATTTACCTTTAAGGAAATTTCCTTCTCAACATCCACAGTATCACACAAAATAATCTCCCAACTCACAAAATCATATTACACTTCACTACCTATCACTAAACCGGTCACTTCACTACCTATCACATGTGACTGTAGAGCCGGCAATCTAAATTTTAGCTCACAGATATTTCTAGAAAACCAATTCACTAGCAACACGTTTCTCACGCGACCAAGAGGTGACGCGTCGGCACCGCCGGGAACAATGTCGACGGACGACGACCACCGCCACGGCGAAGCAGCGCGCCGCTAACAACCGTATCGACGCTAACACAATCTCGTGAATTATACCGGCATATCTTAATTATTGTGCGTAAAAACTTCACTTCGACTTCATACGCCACTTGTGATAtatgtttattagtaaataataagaaactCACCGTAAATAAGTTGAATCCAACAACAAAGAGTTACCAGCCACGCGCTCCGTTTATAGGGCACTCACAAAACACGAAAGCACAACGTATTggagtaaaataatatcacaatataGTCAGTTACGTCCACGGTCAGGTTACTAAGTCAattagaaaaaagttttttagtttttcgtGGGTGTAATCACTCAACTGAGAAAGTAAACCGCGAAGCACCGCCAGCTACATACAAAATGGCGGATTTGCGTAACGAAAGTGACGCGCTGACGCGCCGACAAACACATGCTCTATTAACTTCTTGTCTATGGTTAACTTAAAACTTCAACATTTTTCTTTCCctcaaacttaaaaataaattgtttttcataaaCAAAACCCCACATGAAAAGTAGGAAACGGTACATAATTTAAACACATGAATGATAACGCTAAGAAACTGCTGAgaacttataatttaaattttctaactgTTTTGCGCTTAGATACATATTTCAAGATAATAAAACGTGATACCACAGACTTATAAAGAGAAAGGTTGTACTttggttcataatattttttatcgtataatataatggaaattatttagcattttctagaatctaaaatttatataaataaataacttgctGCGATCTTCTATTTTAGCAATAATAcgcattgaaattattaaagttggttaaaaaaaacaatcttgtttataaaataggCTATAAACGTTACGCACGTCGTAAGTACCGTTAGGTtctattatagttttatatatatgcaTCTTCCAGTGCTTGAATTGTTCTGTTTCATTGCCCCGCAAAATTTTTGGAAATTtaatccatataaaaataattgcaatacattttatatcacaGGGTCGGCCATTTCgactctagtttattggtctctgattTCGACCGTTTTCGTAAATGATGTCGCAACATGTAAGTATTGCTCaactatttattacttaaaatatttttaatgaaatgcgGAACATCCATTTTTCACAAAATCGTAAGATTATTCATATTAAGATATGATACGCAATTATGAGTTTGGACGACTAGcccttattttattaataggttAAAAGCTGTAAATGATCACGGccttcaaaaaataaatcatgaacGGAATAATAACTGTCTAacattacaaacatattattcaaCGCCTACACAAAATtagtatataagttttattcagAGGCGTAATTTTACTGCCTATCAGCTGTATCAATGTTACGGGCTCCCCAAGTTTTAGGGATCTCGATGTATGTAAGGTTCGACTAGCGGGAAACCGGCTTGTGTAGATATTATGTCCCCGAAAGGGTCATCCAGAAAATTTGATACTAAACCCGTCTAGTGTACGCCATtctactgattttaattttttctttctaacataatatactttacCATAAACGCGTTTGGCTGAGTCTCTTTAAAATTGTGTAGAAGATTgattgcatttaatattttttacatcctataaaaataaaatattcatccaCTTATTAGCTCTTTTAACGCATCCTTACTACTGTTAAACATAAATTGTGGGAAACAAAATGAATCTGGATTCAGAAACTCGTCAACGACAGTTAGTCACTTATTACACAGGCCTATTATGGAGCATGGAGTCTCGGAAGTATTcacaataaatgattttatttttataagaatagaGTTTAGATGATCTTTGGAAAAGTGTCTTTAGTTTTAGTGATTTTTCAAAAAGCGCAGTGGGCCGCAGTATATATCATAATTCACTCACGAAAATCTCAGAAAAATTCAGCTCGTGTGTCGCCAAATAGTATGGGATCCAGAGCGTTTTGAATTCAGATTTTCAATTTAGTTTTTGATTCAGAATGCAATTCCAGATGTATAAGCGCAGCCACAGACtgcgaaatttataaaataatgtcgtAGTCTGTGGACAGTGatgaaattataaaacgtaGATATTTATGGTAAAAGGTAGgtacatagaaatatttttcatgattttttgtatttcttgTTGACAAATTTAAAAACGTACGCTAAAATACAGtacatttgatttattttacggagtattttattaaaattaaaagtaatcatACATGAATATCGCCATTTGGTATATATGCTATGTTGCCCATTGATCAATCAGCtgtgttttgttttcattttcttAGGTACCACACACATCTGCGACAGATTACCTGCATCTTTATTTTTGGAAAgacatcaataatatttttaatcatgaaCGAGTTAAAATCAATGGAACATGCTACGTTGAAGGTAACATAGTATCTAGTCAAATAAGTTCtttggttatttttatgatCTAAGTATACGATGTCCAATTATGTCTGTCCATTACTTGTATATATTAGAAATCTAAAAGGTATCTAATTAGTTGTCACGATCAGGTAACAACATTATAAGCGTGTTAATTACGCATTCCGAATTAAAATTTGTGGGTAGGTACGTAATTGTAAGTAAGTTGGTAGACTATAAAACTACGCCATTTATCTTCGGAGATTAACACCGCAATAGGCACGTAGGTACCATTTATTATGAATAGATACTATTATCTTAATAAGTAGATTTTTTATGTCAattatttagttacatttttatagGGAAgggaatacaaaacaaaattttggtCGCTTTTATACTGCAAAATGTATTAGCACTTTCACTGGatatataattactattatagataaagaaatcaaaaccataagtaaactattttacagTATTCACActtattatagaataatttatatggatTGTAAGTATTGACTGcccttattaattttcattagacaaattttatgtcgaaatatatactacatataaaatgtaggtatttaaaaaacagTATATGCATAGGGTGCATGACATGGGCAATGACACCTAAACATAGAGCATTTAAATTCTGTTTGTAAAGAAATGGAAAAAAACCATGATAGGGAAAATTATTAATGGAAATGTTTGGAGTAAACAAAGTCAATGGATATGTTAAAAAATCAAAGAGAAAATATGATGATCTGCCTTGTAtggtataatatttgttttaaagagaGGGGAAAATTAATGTTCGTTTTTTTGGGATGGATTGGATGGGCTGTCAAAatcaaacttaaattttaaaacattaaagctTATCCTTTTGTCTTCTGACATGGTTTAATGGCCTTCTCCAACATTCATCATTTTTCCCTGTCCCTTGCCATTCTCATCCACAATGATTCAGCAACCTTCTTTAGGTCATCGGTTCACAATCTGAGTTGTCTCCTTCTTTTCTGCTTTGCATTACTTTGATGTATCCACTCAGTTACCTTTTTCATCCGTTTAGGTCTCATTTCTCTCAGGTGACCTGCCCAATTCCATTTTAGGACTATTCTTCCTACATCTACCCACTTTATGACATTTCTAAGGtctattattttttcctttaggTTATCAGATCTTGCATTAGCTAATTTGTACTGCTTAATAATGTAGTTAAATGCccatgaatattataaatgttgtttGTGTAATAATGCAGTCCTTTATGTTAACAAATACTTTTGcatatattgattattttatgttcGTATTTTATTCAATAGGTGCCGTacgaagttttaataaaaaatatcgcaacGCCCAGCGTGTGTTCGACGTGGAAGCAAGGCAGGTGGCCAGTAGCGCTAGTGAACTTGAAGCCTGTAAGAATCAACCAGTCACCACAACTGAGATTGAGTGGCTGCTTGGGGGCATGGTAAGATCTATAGTGTTGAGACTTATTTCTATCGGGATTCCTAGGTTTCATCCTTGTATAGACTGATCTGATTACATTTTCATAACAGTTATTAAGTCttgaatattttgtactttttttggTTTGTAGACATTACCTGCTATTTTCAACTATTTGTACAACCTTACAACCTTCTTCAATatcttatttttacattttgagCAGGTGAAGTCTAGACTAGAAGAAGAATCCTAGATGTTTAAGTTTTAACTTcctattaacaaacaaaaatgtgttatgagttattttcttttttttttacagttacgtgtataaagaaaaacaagTCACGGTATACATTTATAGCTAACAACATCTAAACATCATCATGCTGCTAGTAAATCAGGACGCATGACGTCATATTAAAGACAATGTGTCGGCCACAAACCACAGAATCTAGCGCTTTCATTATTAGCAGCAGTGTCCCAAATTTCATTTCTAGGActtgtatttttgtatgtacCTATACTAACACATTGGCCAGATCAGATTGAATCGCGGTTGTAAATTGTGCTCGTACGGTTTTATCGAAAGCTTTtgaggtatttaaaaaaatgcaatattttaatataagaggCTTGTCtgtgtcattaatttattaatttcattgttaCAGTAACataatgtgtatattctttaattttagGGCGCCATCAGGTCTTTGGGAAATATATCATAACCCTGCGATAAATGAAACTGCTACATTAAACCAACATCTGCTACACTACTACAGTTACCTACTGCAATCTTCGCTTTTGTGATTTTAGGTTGAAAAACTGAAGACGATGAAGCGTAAGGCATCAGAGGCCATTGCCGAGGAGCTGCAAGTGGCGTACGTGTGCAAGAAGCGGCTCGAGCACCTCAAAGAGCAAGCCAGCGCTCTCGCCGAACCCAACACGCCGCAAGTCAGGGTACTGTATactgtatttatgtaatttatctaAGGTTTTAGCATACAGTTATGCTTTCTTCTGTGAAATCGAACGAACTCCTTAATATTATAGGCAAACCTATGAcgatttcggtattttatatagCGTAGCTGTTGTCCGCGACTTCGTCCGCGTTTCCGTCGCTTTTCgtaaaaaagtagcctatgtccttcctcaCGGTTCAGTGGTTTTGATGTAACAGACAgattaacttttgtattttagtaggaaaatataatatgtcaatcTACAATACTGTGGAAAACATAGCAATACGGAACCgcacaatattattgttaatagctGTGCCCACGACTTCGTCAGCGTATAGAagatgattcagtattcacgcgtgatggcttattattagcgtatttcatgtataactttggtgttatacaccgatttctatgattcttttttatggaatatttaataatgttaacttttttaattagggatgactgagagtgttataaacgtaagagtagacaaatataatgagaaagcttcgaactgctaagctatcgggagttacacgtgttattgtgagtcaaccataaaagatagacatatgctgtcgtgggatatttttacataattttaaagagaacatttccgtcatacataattttgtgtagctttaaccattaaggttgcacacgcgacggaagcttaaaaaatagagtaacttctcccgttttctcaacatttcccttcactgctctgctcctattaattgtagcgtgatgaaaagtatactataaccagctcaggagtatgaaaaataattgtaccaagtttcgttaaaatccgtcgagtagtatttgtttctataacggttatacagacagacggagagacagacaaaaattttactaattgcatttttggcatcaggatcgatccctaatcatcccctgatagttattttggaaatatatttcatgtacagaattgacctctctacagatttattataagtatagctATATATAGTATGGCCCATATTGTAAGGGTAGGTACTAGGTAGATCAATTTGTTTGGCTAGTTAGACAACATGGTTCCTTGCATTGCAGACTGCGCTTAATCAGTGGCGTAAGGTTCGTCTCGACCGGATGCTGGTGGACTATTTCCTGCGCAATGGCTACTACGAGTCAGCGAACAAGCTGGCCGATACACGTGACCTCCGCGACCTCACAAATGTTGGTTAGTACAAACAACAATTAttacattcaattatttttctcGCTTAGgtgcataaatattattgttttcaaacaCTACTCCGCTACGggtaataaagataatatgtgttattaataatctaaatttgTATTTTCACTCTACTACAGCGTAGTAAAatagtaagatttttttatgttatttattttgacatctTTCagggaatatttaaattatttggtaGCAGTTCTCTCTTGCTCGCGATGTACCAGCAATACCAGTTCAGGATTTCCGGGGCTCTTCACGtataattgttgtttttttgaTGATATATCAGTGGTGTAGACTGGTTGGTTGCCGCACGGGATCGACCGGAATTTTGCCGCCACGtcaattcttattatttaattcctcAAATTAGATTAGTTTTGAagtttatactatatttattataaaatttttcatttaaaaagttgtcGACACGCCTTTCATGCGCCGTGCAGGACCACAGCCTTCCTTGCCTGATCTGTATACATAGTGAACAGCGGCTATTTGTAGCTGTATACATAGTGATTCCTATCGGGCTTCCATTTAAGGTTTTAAGTTTGTGttctgttaaattagccgcGATTATGATAACTAAGGCAAGTTTTCTTGCCTCGGGCTACCTTTTGAAACATTTcccccttcgccactgattgaCGCGCTTCCGTGTCGTCAGACATCTACTGCGCGGCGGCGGAGGTGGAGGCGGAGCTGGCGAGCCGGCGCACGGCGCGCTGCCTGCAGTGGTGCGCCGACAACAAGTCCAAGCTGCGCAAACTCAACTCCACCATGGAGTTCAACATACGCATACAGGCATGTCATGTCCTACTCCTCTgtgcagtgccggatttatattttttatgagtgtatgccactttatttccgccgcttcatgtaggtaggtttatgtatgtatctaggtttctaaaatacttaataattttccatttgtttgtattacgGAAGGccctaaagttaaataaacgaatgattaattaaatcgagtgtgcgtcctctgaaatctgtcgcccctaagaggctgccgcccataggccgcggcttaTACGGTCTGTTTACAAATCCCAGGACTGCCTCTGTGCCAATTCAAATGCCTCTGAGTTTACTAGAAATTTCCCGTAGCAATATATTACAAGAAGTTTCAGATGTTCTTTCACTAGTGGTAAAATTACTAATAGTAGTAATTACATATACACATGCGACTTCTGTAAACatcaaaatttgcagaagtcaggTTGTCGTGATTGTTTCCATAGTATAAATAGCTTGCGGAATCCAACTTCTGCAAGTTCTCTCGATAATCTCAACCTTGCATTATAAGAtacaactaaataatattttttactggtCTCAACTAGTCTCGACTAAAGTAAATCTCGATTAGAATCACATCTTTTCTTTTCAGATGTGAAACAGCCCAACAACTTGTTTTCTATCTTAACACTATGATTTGTATTAATAGCTCCATTACGTTATATGTTAATTCTAGGAATTCATCGAGCTGGTACGCGAAGACAAGCGCCTGGAAGCGGTACGCTACGCCAAGAAACACTTCTCCAACTTCGAGGAAGGGCAGCTGCAA
Coding sequences within:
- the LOC115454612 gene encoding LOW QUALITY PROTEIN: E3 ubiquitin-protein transferase MAEA (The sequence of the model RefSeq protein was modified relative to this genomic sequence to represent the inferred CDS: deleted 1 base in 1 codon) — encoded protein: VDKFKNVPHTSATDYLHLYFWKDINNIFNHERVKINGTCYVEGAVRSFNKKYRNAQRVFDVEARQVASSASELEACKNQPVTTTEIEWLLGGMVEKLKTMKRKASEAIAEELQVAYVCKKRLEHLKEQASALAEPNTPQVRTALNQWRKVRLDRMLVDYFLRNGYYESANKLADTRDLRDLTNVDIYCAAAEVEAELASRRTARCLQWCADNKSKLRKLNSTMEFNIRIQEFIELVREDKRLEAVRYAKKHFSNFEEGQLKDIQHCMGMLAFPK